The window TCCGCATGCTTTGTAGCAAACCAAACCGCCTGATCTTCGCCCTCTTCAGGAAACACGGAACAAGTCACATATAACAAGGTTCCTCCTGACTTAAGCATCTTCCAAGACTGCTCCAAAATTGCACGCTGTCTCGTCTGTAAAGATTGAATATCTGCTTCGCGCCGCAAAAATGGAATATCAGGATGCCTTGAAACAATTCCGGAAGCTGAGCAAGGCGCATCTAATAAAATTTTGTCAAACAACTTGCCATCCCACCAAGCGCCCTTAGAGGCGTCCCCGCGCACTACCCGAACAGCATCAGACTGGAGGCGCAAACGATCCAAGTTGCCGCCAATTTTTCCAAGTCGTTCGCCATCAAGCTCTAAAGCAATCATGTCGCACTGGGCAAGCTCTAATACGTGGGCTGTTTTTCCGCCGGGAGCTGCACAAGCATCCAATACGCGCTCACCTGGCTTGGGATCAAGCAAGACCGCAGCAAGCTGCGCGCCAGCATCTTGAACAGAAACTGCGCCACTATAAAATCCTGGCAAATCCGCTACCGGCACTGGCTCGCGTAATAGCAAAGCGGAATCTAGTGCAGTGCCAGCAACCGAATGAATCGGTTCCGCTGTAATTCCTGCCTGTTGCAGCAAGTCTTGATATTCCTGGCGTGTGTGCTGTTGAGCATTCACTCGCAAAATAAGGGGTGCGCGTTGGGCCTGCTGAATCAACATCGCCTGCCAAGCCTTTGAATAATTGCGCTTTAAGTTAGCTCGCCACCAAGGCGGGAAAAACATGGGAACAGGGTCCGGAGGATAGGGCTTTTCGTTTTCGGCCTGAATCGCGAGACTGACCTTGCGAAGCACAGCATTCATCAAGCCTTTGGCATACATCGTTGGCTCATATTCGCTACAGGCTTTCACGGCCTGATCAACAATCGTATGTACTGCATAGCCCTTACCCTCTGCACCATTGTGCAGAAACAAGGCAATGGCGACACTCAACAAGTGCTCCACTTCTGGTGGTGGTGTCTTCGGAATCAATTCCTTAATGAGCTCATGAGATCGGACCCACTTTCGCAGGGCATCAAAAGTCAAGCTCTGCACAATGGGGCGCTCATGCGCATCTAACTGATCCAACACCTCTGTGAGAGATCTACCGGCCATCACCTCACCAATTGCTTGCGCTGAAATCGTCATAGCCTCAGATAAAGGAAGGCTGCGCGGTATTTTTTGGTCAGTCAAATTAATCTTTCTTAAACTGCATTATTTTTTCTTGCGTACGATGGGTCTGTAGACAAGCGCTTGCGCTGGTTTTCTTGCCACCCGGTTTTTGCATTTCTAGAATTTCGATTACGCCATCGCCACATTGAACATAAGCGCCATCTGCGCTAAATCCGATAACTTGACCTGGGAAAGCATCATCATGTGTTTGTACCTGGCTGGGCAAGCAAGAGTTCCAAAACTTGAATTGCTCGCCAGCAAGGCTGCTGGTGGATCCAGGGAAAGGATTCAGTGCACGAATGCGTCGATCGACTTCATCGGCACTTAACTGCCAATCAATCTCCGCTTCATTCTTCAGTATTTTTTCCGCATAGGTAATGCCGTCACTTGGCTGCGGAGTTCTTGCGAGGACAACTCCTTGATCCAGGTCACTGAGTGTCTTTACCATCAGCTCGGCCCCTAATGCGGCCAAACGGTCATGCAGAGATGCAGTGGTTTCGTGAGGTGTAATTTTTAGATCGCCCACTAAAACGGTATCGCCAGTATCTAGGCCCGCATCCATTTGCATGATGCTCACGCCCGTAGTGGCATCACCGTTTTCAATTGCGCGCTGTATTGGCGCGGCGCCACGCCACCTTGGTAGCAAAGAAGCATGAATATTAAAGCAGCCATGTCTGCCATTCCGAGAAGCAAGATCCAAAATATCTTGAGGGAGAATTAA is drawn from Polynucleobacter arcticus and contains these coding sequences:
- the fmt gene encoding methionyl-tRNA formyltransferase; the protein is MKIVFAGTPEFAAQAMRALHQAGHEIVLTLTQPDRRAGRGMHLQASPVKMFAQENNIPVLQPETLKQTHADLEKRSAAQAAYQFLASIDFDAMVVVAYGLILPQDILDLASRNGRHGCFNIHASLLPRWRGAAPIQRAIENGDATTGVSIMQMDAGLDTGDTVLVGDLKITPHETTASLHDRLAALGAELMVKTLSDLDQGVVLARTPQPSDGITYAEKILKNEAEIDWQLSADEVDRRIRALNPFPGSTSSLAGEQFKFWNSCLPSQVQTHDDAFPGQVIGFSADGAYVQCGDGVIEILEMQKPGGKKTSASACLQTHRTQEKIMQFKKD
- the rsmB gene encoding 16S rRNA (cytosine(967)-C(5))-methyltransferase RsmB, which codes for MTDQKIPRSLPLSEAMTISAQAIGEVMAGRSLTEVLDQLDAHERPIVQSLTFDALRKWVRSHELIKELIPKTPPPEVEHLLSVAIALFLHNGAEGKGYAVHTIVDQAVKACSEYEPTMYAKGLMNAVLRKVSLAIQAENEKPYPPDPVPMFFPPWWRANLKRNYSKAWQAMLIQQAQRAPLILRVNAQQHTRQEYQDLLQQAGITAEPIHSVAGTALDSALLLREPVPVADLPGFYSGAVSVQDAGAQLAAVLLDPKPGERVLDACAAPGGKTAHVLELAQCDMIALELDGERLGKIGGNLDRLRLQSDAVRVVRGDASKGAWWDGKLFDKILLDAPCSASGIVSRHPDIPFLRREADIQSLQTRQRAILEQSWKMLKSGGTLLYVTCSVFPEEGEDQAVWFATKHADALRLSAPGQILPDELNDGFYYALFKKNGP